A single genomic interval of Osmia lignaria lignaria isolate PbOS001 chromosome 9, iyOsmLign1, whole genome shotgun sequence harbors:
- the LOC117609325 gene encoding uncharacterized protein LOC117609325 isoform X1: MHGIKLHALDQSLKMIKTFIFFDLETTGLIERKVMPKIIELSLIAVSRNAICETMDPLPRVLHKLVLPVHPNTDISKLIHNLTGLSNKNLEEVQYFNYEACNLVMNFINRQTPPTCFVAYNGNNFDYPIFLSELKNINKDVSGDVLSIDMLNLIKDFFSLKENAIENRNDIQTTSSMSNKEDIKSLLNDGYDKALCDALDSVMNSSFKKYNKNNHENKESNSSAANILNTPKTSCYKKIQKMNEKTPENQVIKSQDMDKCLHKRKESIARRKLHFTSGQPVNFKLSSVCKHIFGTDPQNAHTAEGDCLSMIRCAIQLGNYFVEWADCKATPLINYDKEKE; encoded by the exons aTGCATG GAATTAAATTGCATGCATTGGATCAgtctttaaaaatgattaaaacgtTTATATTCTTTGATCTGGAAACAACCggattaattgaaagaaaagttATGCCCAAGATCATAGAACTATCATTAATTGCAGTGTCAAGAAATGCTATATGTGAAACTATGGATCCTTTACCAAGAGTTTTACATAAGCTAGTTTTGCCAGTACATCCAAATACagatatttctaaattaattcataatttaaCAG gtttatcaaataaaaatttagaaGAAGTTCAATATTTTAACTATGAAGCATGTAATCTAgttatgaattttataaatcgACAGACACCACCAACTTGCTTTGTAGCATACAATGGAAATAACTTTGATTATCCAATATTTTTATCAGaacttaaaaatattaataag GATGTCAGTGGAGATGTTCTCAGCATTGACATGCTTAATCTaattaaagattttttttcACTGAAAGAAAACgcaatagaaaatagaaatgacATACAAACCACTTCCTCTATGTCTAATAAAGAGGATATTAAGAGTTTGTTAAATGATGGTTATGATAAAGCATTATGTGATGCATTAGATTCTGTTATGAATTCAAGTTTTAAGAAGTATAATAAGAATAAccatgaaaataaagaaagtaaTTCTAGTGCTGCCAATATACTTAACACTCCAAAAACTAGttgttataaaaaaatacagaaaatgaATGAGAAAACACCTGAAAATCAAGTTATAAAATCACAAGATATGGATAAATGTTTgcacaagagaaaagaaagcatTGCAAgaagaaaattacattttacaagTGGACAGCCAGTTAATTTTAAATTGTCTAGCGTTTGTAAACATATTTTTGGAACTGATCCACAAAATGCTCATACTGCAGAAGGAGACTGCCTTAGTATGATACGTTGTGCAATTCAATTAGGGAACTATTTTGTTGAATGGGCAGATTGTAAAGCAACACCTTTAATTAACTATGACAAAGAGAAAGAGTAA
- the LOC117609325 gene encoding uncharacterized protein LOC117609325 isoform X2, which translates to MIKTFIFFDLETTGLIERKVMPKIIELSLIAVSRNAICETMDPLPRVLHKLVLPVHPNTDISKLIHNLTGLSNKNLEEVQYFNYEACNLVMNFINRQTPPTCFVAYNGNNFDYPIFLSELKNINKDVSGDVLSIDMLNLIKDFFSLKENAIENRNDIQTTSSMSNKEDIKSLLNDGYDKALCDALDSVMNSSFKKYNKNNHENKESNSSAANILNTPKTSCYKKIQKMNEKTPENQVIKSQDMDKCLHKRKESIARRKLHFTSGQPVNFKLSSVCKHIFGTDPQNAHTAEGDCLSMIRCAIQLGNYFVEWADCKATPLINYDKEKE; encoded by the exons atgattaaaacgtTTATATTCTTTGATCTGGAAACAACCggattaattgaaagaaaagttATGCCCAAGATCATAGAACTATCATTAATTGCAGTGTCAAGAAATGCTATATGTGAAACTATGGATCCTTTACCAAGAGTTTTACATAAGCTAGTTTTGCCAGTACATCCAAATACagatatttctaaattaattcataatttaaCAG gtttatcaaataaaaatttagaaGAAGTTCAATATTTTAACTATGAAGCATGTAATCTAgttatgaattttataaatcgACAGACACCACCAACTTGCTTTGTAGCATACAATGGAAATAACTTTGATTATCCAATATTTTTATCAGaacttaaaaatattaataag GATGTCAGTGGAGATGTTCTCAGCATTGACATGCTTAATCTaattaaagattttttttcACTGAAAGAAAACgcaatagaaaatagaaatgacATACAAACCACTTCCTCTATGTCTAATAAAGAGGATATTAAGAGTTTGTTAAATGATGGTTATGATAAAGCATTATGTGATGCATTAGATTCTGTTATGAATTCAAGTTTTAAGAAGTATAATAAGAATAAccatgaaaataaagaaagtaaTTCTAGTGCTGCCAATATACTTAACACTCCAAAAACTAGttgttataaaaaaatacagaaaatgaATGAGAAAACACCTGAAAATCAAGTTATAAAATCACAAGATATGGATAAATGTTTgcacaagagaaaagaaagcatTGCAAgaagaaaattacattttacaagTGGACAGCCAGTTAATTTTAAATTGTCTAGCGTTTGTAAACATATTTTTGGAACTGATCCACAAAATGCTCATACTGCAGAAGGAGACTGCCTTAGTATGATACGTTGTGCAATTCAATTAGGGAACTATTTTGTTGAATGGGCAGATTGTAAAGCAACACCTTTAATTAACTATGACAAAGAGAAAGAGTAA
- the LOC117609325 gene encoding uncharacterized protein LOC117609325 isoform X4, with amino-acid sequence MDPLPRVLHKLVLPVHPNTDISKLIHNLTGLSNKNLEEVQYFNYEACNLVMNFINRQTPPTCFVAYNGNNFDYPIFLSELKNINKDVSGDVLSIDMLNLIKDFFSLKENAIENRNDIQTTSSMSNKEDIKSLLNDGYDKALCDALDSVMNSSFKKYNKNNHENKESNSSAANILNTPKTSCYKKIQKMNEKTPENQVIKSQDMDKCLHKRKESIARRKLHFTSGQPVNFKLSSVCKHIFGTDPQNAHTAEGDCLSMIRCAIQLGNYFVEWADCKATPLINYDKEKE; translated from the exons ATGGATCCTTTACCAAGAGTTTTACATAAGCTAGTTTTGCCAGTACATCCAAATACagatatttctaaattaattcataatttaaCAG gtttatcaaataaaaatttagaaGAAGTTCAATATTTTAACTATGAAGCATGTAATCTAgttatgaattttataaatcgACAGACACCACCAACTTGCTTTGTAGCATACAATGGAAATAACTTTGATTATCCAATATTTTTATCAGaacttaaaaatattaataag GATGTCAGTGGAGATGTTCTCAGCATTGACATGCTTAATCTaattaaagattttttttcACTGAAAGAAAACgcaatagaaaatagaaatgacATACAAACCACTTCCTCTATGTCTAATAAAGAGGATATTAAGAGTTTGTTAAATGATGGTTATGATAAAGCATTATGTGATGCATTAGATTCTGTTATGAATTCAAGTTTTAAGAAGTATAATAAGAATAAccatgaaaataaagaaagtaaTTCTAGTGCTGCCAATATACTTAACACTCCAAAAACTAGttgttataaaaaaatacagaaaatgaATGAGAAAACACCTGAAAATCAAGTTATAAAATCACAAGATATGGATAAATGTTTgcacaagagaaaagaaagcatTGCAAgaagaaaattacattttacaagTGGACAGCCAGTTAATTTTAAATTGTCTAGCGTTTGTAAACATATTTTTGGAACTGATCCACAAAATGCTCATACTGCAGAAGGAGACTGCCTTAGTATGATACGTTGTGCAATTCAATTAGGGAACTATTTTGTTGAATGGGCAGATTGTAAAGCAACACCTTTAATTAACTATGACAAAGAGAAAGAGTAA
- the cGlr1 gene encoding cGAS-like receptor 1 isoform X2, with amino-acid sequence MDNAQLKKCFSDDTVFNLINKMFITLQDSEVKRNNVYLELFSQVEPAFIQILVKENSFASNYNNLSNKEQRLLRTFMYNGFLNPDKFRQWVEGIISKVISELPRVGDKHCLEVKNVSANFTTRIKVKKSGPAFTLMLNIPQENDEIHIDLVPALAFNIHLLNGYFKKLTELHGYQNKTCYAIPLPLKDINSDATHWRLSFCNQEKELLSKYGRIKPIIRQMKKLRDMQNWKSIASYFIETLFLNTLNKSEMDLDKIPSTLLFYMMLKELHQACEQHKIPFFWDDRYNLLGKIQHIEMFNISSRMNNIIKMIEKNIMTNKFILAEYILTKHEMELLIAKQSLIHMSLPAYSSSNKGDEPQENGSICSIL; translated from the exons ATGGATAATGCACagttaaaaaaatgtttctctGACGATACTGTATTCAATCTAATcaataaaatgtttataacattaCAAGATAGTGAGGTAAAGAGAAATAATGTGTATCTAGAGCTG TTTAGTCAAGTAGAGCCAGCTTTCATTCAAATActtgtaaaagaaaattcatttgcaTCAAACTATAATAATCTTTCAAATAAAGAGCAGAG GTTACTCAGAACATTTATGTATAATGGCTTTTTAAACCCAGATAAATTTCGTCAATGGGTTGAAGGAATTATAAGCAAAGTTATTAGTGAACTACCAAGAGTTGGAGATAAACATTGCTTAGaagtaaaaaatgtttctgCTAATTTTACTACAAGaattaaagtaaaaaaaagtGGTCCAGCATttacattgatgttaaatatcccacaagaaaatgatgaaatacACATTGATTTAGTTCCTGCATTAGcttttaatatacatttacttaatggatattttaaaaaattaactgaACTTCATGGG tatcAAAATAAAACATGTTATGCAATTCCACTAcctttaaaagatattaattctGATGCAACTCATTGGAGACTTTCTTTTTGCAATCAAGAAAAAGAACTTCTTTCGAAGTATGGCCGAATAAAGCCTATTATACGTCAAATGAAG AAATTGAGAGACATGCAGAACTGGAAAAGCATAGCCAGTTATTTCattgaaacattatttttaaacacGTTAAACAAATCAGAAATGGATTTGGACAAAATACCTTCAACATTACTTTTCTACATG atgCTTAAAGAACTACATCAGGCTTGTGAACAACACAAAATACCATTTTTTTGGGATGATagatataatttattaggaAAAATTCAACACATcgaaatgtttaatatttcttcacgtatgaataacattataaaaatgattgaaaaaaatataatgacaAACAAATTTATATTAGCTGAATATATTT TAACCAAACATGAAATGGAATTGCTGATTGCTAAACAAAGTCTAATACACATGAGCTTACCTGCTTACAGTTCTTCAAATAAAGGAGACGAGCCACAGGAAAATGGTTCGATCTGTTCAATATTATGA
- the LOC117609325 gene encoding uncharacterized protein LOC117609325 isoform X3, whose translation MHVSRNAICETMDPLPRVLHKLVLPVHPNTDISKLIHNLTGLSNKNLEEVQYFNYEACNLVMNFINRQTPPTCFVAYNGNNFDYPIFLSELKNINKDVSGDVLSIDMLNLIKDFFSLKENAIENRNDIQTTSSMSNKEDIKSLLNDGYDKALCDALDSVMNSSFKKYNKNNHENKESNSSAANILNTPKTSCYKKIQKMNEKTPENQVIKSQDMDKCLHKRKESIARRKLHFTSGQPVNFKLSSVCKHIFGTDPQNAHTAEGDCLSMIRCAIQLGNYFVEWADCKATPLINYDKEKE comes from the exons aTGCATG TGTCAAGAAATGCTATATGTGAAACTATGGATCCTTTACCAAGAGTTTTACATAAGCTAGTTTTGCCAGTACATCCAAATACagatatttctaaattaattcataatttaaCAG gtttatcaaataaaaatttagaaGAAGTTCAATATTTTAACTATGAAGCATGTAATCTAgttatgaattttataaatcgACAGACACCACCAACTTGCTTTGTAGCATACAATGGAAATAACTTTGATTATCCAATATTTTTATCAGaacttaaaaatattaataag GATGTCAGTGGAGATGTTCTCAGCATTGACATGCTTAATCTaattaaagattttttttcACTGAAAGAAAACgcaatagaaaatagaaatgacATACAAACCACTTCCTCTATGTCTAATAAAGAGGATATTAAGAGTTTGTTAAATGATGGTTATGATAAAGCATTATGTGATGCATTAGATTCTGTTATGAATTCAAGTTTTAAGAAGTATAATAAGAATAAccatgaaaataaagaaagtaaTTCTAGTGCTGCCAATATACTTAACACTCCAAAAACTAGttgttataaaaaaatacagaaaatgaATGAGAAAACACCTGAAAATCAAGTTATAAAATCACAAGATATGGATAAATGTTTgcacaagagaaaagaaagcatTGCAAgaagaaaattacattttacaagTGGACAGCCAGTTAATTTTAAATTGTCTAGCGTTTGTAAACATATTTTTGGAACTGATCCACAAAATGCTCATACTGCAGAAGGAGACTGCCTTAGTATGATACGTTGTGCAATTCAATTAGGGAACTATTTTGTTGAATGGGCAGATTGTAAAGCAACACCTTTAATTAACTATGACAAAGAGAAAGAGTAA
- the cGlr1 gene encoding cGAS-like receptor 1 isoform X1, with translation MDNAQLKKCFSDDTVFNLINKMFITLQDSEVKRNNVYLELVVKTLIERMKSMNSLFEKAYKEIIFCGSFYKGTKVGHPNEFDLNIILKLPIICDSINFSQVEPAFIQILVKENSFASNYNNLSNKEQRLLRTFMYNGFLNPDKFRQWVEGIISKVISELPRVGDKHCLEVKNVSANFTTRIKVKKSGPAFTLMLNIPQENDEIHIDLVPALAFNIHLLNGYFKKLTELHGYQNKTCYAIPLPLKDINSDATHWRLSFCNQEKELLSKYGRIKPIIRQMKKLRDMQNWKSIASYFIETLFLNTLNKSEMDLDKIPSTLLFYMMLKELHQACEQHKIPFFWDDRYNLLGKIQHIEMFNISSRMNNIIKMIEKNIMTNKFILAEYILTKHEMELLIAKQSLIHMSLPAYSSSNKGDEPQENGSICSIL, from the exons ATGGATAATGCACagttaaaaaaatgtttctctGACGATACTGTATTCAATCTAATcaataaaatgtttataacattaCAAGATAGTGAGGTAAAGAGAAATAATGTGTATCTAGAGCTG GTAGTTAAAACATTAATAGAAAGAATGAAATCAATGAATTCATTGTTTGAAAAAGcatataaagaaattattttttgtgGTAGTTTTTATAAAGGTACAAAAGTAGGCCATCCAAATGAAtttgatttaaatattattttaaaacttcCAATTATCTGTGATTCTATAAAT TTTAGTCAAGTAGAGCCAGCTTTCATTCAAATActtgtaaaagaaaattcatttgcaTCAAACTATAATAATCTTTCAAATAAAGAGCAGAG GTTACTCAGAACATTTATGTATAATGGCTTTTTAAACCCAGATAAATTTCGTCAATGGGTTGAAGGAATTATAAGCAAAGTTATTAGTGAACTACCAAGAGTTGGAGATAAACATTGCTTAGaagtaaaaaatgtttctgCTAATTTTACTACAAGaattaaagtaaaaaaaagtGGTCCAGCATttacattgatgttaaatatcccacaagaaaatgatgaaatacACATTGATTTAGTTCCTGCATTAGcttttaatatacatttacttaatggatattttaaaaaattaactgaACTTCATGGG tatcAAAATAAAACATGTTATGCAATTCCACTAcctttaaaagatattaattctGATGCAACTCATTGGAGACTTTCTTTTTGCAATCAAGAAAAAGAACTTCTTTCGAAGTATGGCCGAATAAAGCCTATTATACGTCAAATGAAG AAATTGAGAGACATGCAGAACTGGAAAAGCATAGCCAGTTATTTCattgaaacattatttttaaacacGTTAAACAAATCAGAAATGGATTTGGACAAAATACCTTCAACATTACTTTTCTACATG atgCTTAAAGAACTACATCAGGCTTGTGAACAACACAAAATACCATTTTTTTGGGATGATagatataatttattaggaAAAATTCAACACATcgaaatgtttaatatttcttcacgtatgaataacattataaaaatgattgaaaaaaatataatgacaAACAAATTTATATTAGCTGAATATATTT TAACCAAACATGAAATGGAATTGCTGATTGCTAAACAAAGTCTAATACACATGAGCTTACCTGCTTACAGTTCTTCAAATAAAGGAGACGAGCCACAGGAAAATGGTTCGATCTGTTCAATATTATGA